A single window of Amphiura filiformis chromosome 17, Afil_fr2py, whole genome shotgun sequence DNA harbors:
- the LOC140137711 gene encoding cholesterol 7-desaturase nvd-like gives MLYYFGNTMDRLQINDKIMSSFLDKLTIYDIILCILVIAITIYVHRILFRPYQLVRNVGDVGYITDGRNKKEVANEIRKRRRAGDVPPVYPNGWFSVLRSWELKQGEVKYVSALGQELAIFRGTVDNKPFIVDAYCPHLGANIGVGGQVKGDCIQCPFHGWTFNGSDGKCIDIPYSSKVPEFASIRTWRCLEVNGEIMLWFHAEEEEPDWFPPEVEGIKNGTMIYHGYTEHHVNAHIEEIPENGADLAHLHHLHSPFVAAGRDLRFTFSWLWKWVQHDWHGEWSVSPSDKHIGVMTLDHSLTIFGKKFPVLTTLAVEACQIGPGIVHLRLRHPILGDSIMVQTVLPMGPLHQKLVHSMFTTWRIPRPIAKIFMWSEALQVERDLMIWNHKMYQSKPMILKEESTLVKHRRWYSQFYSENSPRYSTRKETLDW, from the exons ATgttatattattttggcaacacgATGGATCGTTTGCAAATCAACGATAAAATAATGTCATCTTTTCTAGACAAGTTGACGATATATGACATTATACTCTGCATACTTGTAATCGCCATCACAATTTACGTTCATCGCATCCTTTTTCGACCGTATCAATTAGTCAGAAACGTTGGCGATGTAGGATACATTACAGATGGGAGGAATAAGAAAGAGGTGGCAAACGAGATTCGTAAACGTCGTCGGGCAGGAGATGTACCACCTGTTTATCCTAATGGATGGTTTTCAGTGTTACGTTCATGGGAACTAAAACAGGGAGAAGTCAAATATGTCAGCGCCCTTG GTCAGGAATTAGCCATTTTCAGAGGCACCGTTGACAACAAGCCGTTCATAGTAGATGCATATTGTCCCCACCTGGGGGCTAATATCGGGGTcggaggtcaggtcaaaggtgaCTGTATCCAGTGCCCGTTCCATGGATGGACATTTAATGGTAGCGATGGAAAGTGCATTGATATCCCGTATTCAAGCAAAG TACCAGAATTTGCCAGCATTAGAACGTGGAGGTGTTTAGAAGTTAACGGTGAAATTATGTTGTGGTTTCACGCTGAGGAAGAAGAACCAGATTGGTTTCCACCAGAAGTTGAAGGAATAAAAAATGGAACGATGATCTACCACGGATACACGGAACACCATGTTAATGCACACATTGAG GAGATTCCAGAAAATGGGGCAGACCTCGCGCATCTCCACCATCTACACAGTCCTTTCGTGGCAGCTGGCAGGGACCTCAGATTTACATTTTCATG GTTATGGAAGTGGGTTCAACACGACTGGCATGGAGAATGGAGCGTAAGTCCAAGCGATAAGCACATCGGAGTGATGACTTTGGATCATTCGCTTACCATATTCGGCAAGAAATTTCCCGTACTCACAACTCTCGCAGTAGAAGCATGCCAA ATTGGACCGGGTATAGTTCATCTACGTCTGCGCCATCCTATTCTGGGAGACTCAATCATGGTGCAAACGGTGTTGCCAATGGGACCACTACACCAGAAATTGGTGCACAGTATGTTTACAACATGGAGGATACCCAGGCCGATTGCTAAGATCTTTATGTGGTCAGAGGCTCTTCAG GTCGAAAGAGATTTGATGATTTGGAATCATAAAATGTACCAATCCAAACCAATGATCCTGAAAGAGGAAAGTACGCTTGTGAAACACAGGAGGTGGTACTCACAATTCTACTCGGAAAATAGTCCTCGTTATTCTACTCGCAAAGAGACGTTagattggtga